The Deinococcus aquaticus genomic interval CCACCGGCCGCCTGCAGGCGCGGCAACAGATTCTTGGCCGTGTTCACGGGGATCGCGAAGCCCACCCCGGCACTCTGACCCACGCCGGTACTCTGCCCGCTGGGCGAGTAGATCTGCGTGTTGATGCCGATCACGCGTCCCCCACTGTCCAGCAGCGGCCCCCCGCTGTTCCCCGGGTTGATCGCCGCGTCCGTCTGAATGGCCTTCTGTGTGATGCCCTCGCCCGCGCCGCTGCCCGAGAACCCGATCGGAATCTGCCGCGCCGTGCTGCTCACGATGCCCTCGGTCACACTGAAATCCAGCCCGAAGGGCGCGCCCATCGCGATGGCCTTCTGCCCCACCTTCAGGGCGTCGCTGTCACCCAGCGGAATCGGCCGGATCAGTTTGGCGTCCAGGCCCACCGGGCGGATCAGCGCCAGATCGTACTGCGGGGCCAGTCCGATCACGCGCGCCTCCACGCTCTGCTCCTGCCCCATGACCCGCACGCTGATCTTCTGAGCCGCGCCCGACCCGGACTCGCCGGCCACCACGTGATAGTTCGTCAGGATGTCCCCCGCGTCATTCACGAAGAAGCCACTCCCGACACCCTGCTGAACCTCCGTGCCGCCCCCGAACATCCCGAACGGATCCTGCCCCATCACCTCGTTCTCGGTACTGATGAACACCAGCCCCGGCTCGAAACGCCCCACCACGTCAATGGTGTTCTGCTCGTTCTGAAGCCGCGCGCCCGCCTCCGCCGCCACCGGATCGGCCGCCGCACCACTCACGGCCGGAGCCTGCGCCCCACCCACCGGCACCTGATCGCGCAGCAGCGTCGCCCCCAGACCCAGTCCCACCAGCACCAACACGATCCCAACGCCACGACCCTTCATGAGAGGCATTATCCGCCAGGGGGCGGATGCCGGGTGGGGACGCGCTGTGGTGTGCTTCATGCATGGACCCCTCCCATGTAGACCACGACCGCGCCATGCAGGACCTCCGCACGTATCTGGGCGACTTCCTGGCCGGCCACCGCCCGGACGGCGTCTTCCACGTCCAGACCGGCGGTCCCGGCAGCGTCCCCGCGCTGGCCGACCTGGACAGCCCGGAACTGCACCTGGACCTGCTGCCCGACCCACCCACCCAGGAGCAGCGCGCCGCCCTGAGCCGCCTCGGCTACCAGCCGCGATCGGAGCGCACCTGGACGCACCCCGGCGGCTGGCGACTGGTCATCAGCGACCACGGCAGCGGCTGGCGCGCCGAACAGGCCGCGCTGCAAGGCGTGCTGCGCCACGACCCCCACGCCGCCCGCACCTACCGCGCCGCCTTCACCGCCGCCGGCCGCGACCACGCCGACCACACCCTGCGCCCCGCCGCCCTGGCCCACCACGCCCGCACCGTCGGCCTGACCCCCGCCCGGCAGGTCGCCCGCCTGCTGGCCCCGCTGGACGCCCCTTGGATGATCGCCGCCGGCGTCGCCCTCGACCTGCACCTGGGGTACGTTGCCCGGCCCCACGACGACCTCGACGTGATCCTGCCCCGCGAAGCCCAGACCCGGCTGCCCGACCTGCTGCGCGGCTGGCGACTCGACGCGTCCATCCACGGCACCTACCGGCCCTACGCGGCCCCCCTCGACCCGCCCCACTTCCAGATTCACGCCCGGCACCCCGACCTGAGCGGCGTGCTGATGCTCGACCTGATGCTCAGCGACCTGAGCGGCGGCACCTGGCACTACCGCCGCGACCCCCGCCTCACCCTGCCCCTGAGCCGCGCCCGCTGCGTCAGCCCCGAAGGCCTGCCGTACCTCGCGCCTGAAGCCGTCCTGCTGTTCAAGGCAGGCGCAGCCGGACGCCCCCCACGCGGCAAGGACGAACAGGACTACCAGCGCGTCCAGCCCACCCTGACCGCAGACGCCCGCGCGTGGCTGCGCGGCGCCCTGACCCTCACCCGACCGGACCACCCCTGGCTACACAGCCTGGAATGAACGCTGGCTGATGACCGCCTGACATGGCTAAGGCAGCCTGAACGCGCTAAGATCCGCTTCACACGTTTCAATCATCACACAGGAGTTCACATGAAGAAGAACATCTTGACCGGCAGTCTGGGCCTGTTGGGCCTGACCGCCTTGCTGGCCGCCTGCACCCCCACCCCCACCCCCCCCACGTACGCATGCCCGGCCGGCAGCACCATCACGAATATCGGCGCTGTTCAGGGTGCCGCTGACGCCAGCCCGCTGGCCGGTCAGACCGTCACCGTGCGCGGCGTTGTCACGCTCGACGCGCAGGCGGGCCTGAGCGGCTTCTACCTGCAGGACGTCACGCCCGACGAAAAGGCTGACACCAGTGACGCCGTGTTCATCTACACCGCCACCAAGCCCGCAACCGTCAAGGTCGGAGAGGTTGTCGAGGTCACCGGAACCGTCAAGGAATTCAACGGCCTGACCCAGCTCGACACCGTCACCACCGTCACCAGCTGCGGCGAGACGACCCTGCCCGCCCCCATGACCGTCACCCTGCCTCTGGCTTCCGCCACCTCCCTGGAAGCGTCCGAAGGCATGCTGATCAAGATCTCCCAGACCCTGACCGTGACCGACACCTTCACGCTGGGCCGCTTCGGTGAACTCGGCCTGTCCAGCGGCGGCCGACTGTTCAACCCCACCAACGGCCAGGGCGGCGACGCCACCAGTAACAAGCTGCGCACCATTCGCCTGGACGACGTCAGCAGCAAGCAGAATCCCACCACCATTCCCTACCTGACTGGCACCGACCCCCAGACGGCCACCCGCCGCGCCGGGGATACGGTCACGGGTCTTCAGGGCGTGCTGCACTACGCCAACAGCGCCTTCAAGGTGCAGCCCACCAAGGCTCCGGTCTTCGTGGCCGCCAACCCCCGCGCGGCCGCGCCCAAGGACGTGGGCGGCACGGTGAAAGTGGCGGGCGCGAACGTCCTGAACTACTTCACGACGCTGGGCAGCGCCGGTCGCGGCGCCAGTAACGCCACCGAGTTCACCCGCCAGAAAGACAAGATCGTGGCGGAACTCCGGGCCCTGAATGCCGACGTGATCACCCTGATGGAAGTCGAGAACAACGGCGAAACGGCGCTGGACGACCTCGTCGCGTCCCTGAACGCCGCCGCCGGAAGCGCCGAGTACGCCAGTGTCAAGACCGGCAAGGTCGGCACGGACGCCATCCGCGTGGCGATCATCTACCGCCCCGCCCGTGTGGAACCCATCGGCGCGGCGCAGATCGACACGAACGCCGTCTACTCCCGCCCGCCGGTCGCGCAGGTCTTCCGGGACCGCGCCGGGAAGGGCGTGTTCACGGTCATGGCCAACCACTTCAAGAGCAAAGGCAGCTGCCCCACGACGGGCGACACCGACCAGGGCCAGGGCTGCTGGAACACCCTGCGCGTCGAGCAGGCCAGGGCCGTGCTGGCCTTCAGTGACAAGCTGAAAGTCACCGACCCGGACGTGCTGGTCATGGGCGACCTGAACGCCTACGGTGCCGAGGACCCCATCAAGACCATCGAGGCCGCCGGTTTCGAGAGCCTGAACAAACGCATTCCCGCCGAGGACCGCTACAGCTACCAGTTCAACGGTGAGTTCGGCTACCTCGATCACGCCCTGGCCAGCAGCAGCCTCGGCGCGCAGGTCAGCGGCATCACCGAGTGGCACGTCAACGCAGACGAACCCGTGGTGCTCGATTACAACATCGAATTCAAGAAGCATCCCGAGTGCACCAGCACCACCTGCGAAACCCCGGACCTGTACGCCCCGACTCCCTACCGCAGCAGCGACCACGACCCGGTGCTCGTCGGCCTGAACCTGAAAGCCGACGCCGACCCCGCCCTTCCCCTCACGGTCAACGCCAGTGGGAACGACACGGTCACGGCCGGACAGCCCTACGCGTTGACCTACACCGCCGGCG includes:
- a CDS encoding S1C family serine protease codes for the protein MKGRGVGIVLVLVGLGLGATLLRDQVPVGGAQAPAVSGAAADPVAAEAGARLQNEQNTIDVVGRFEPGLVFISTENEVMGQDPFGMFGGGTEVQQGVGSGFFVNDAGDILTNYHVVAGESGSGAAQKISVRVMGQEQSVEARVIGLAPQYDLALIRPVGLDAKLIRPIPLGDSDALKVGQKAIAMGAPFGLDFSVTEGIVSSTARQIPIGFSGSGAGEGITQKAIQTDAAINPGNSGGPLLDSGGRVIGINTQIYSPSGQSTGVGQSAGVGFAIPVNTAKNLLPRLQAAGGQEVRAPTLGVAAGLLVRGQQQTLAVGLSVLSSAGKQELGLPERGLVIGEVTPGTPAARAGLQGGTRTEAFRGGAIRLGGDVITAVNGKPVDALEDLQAGLIDRKEGDTVTLTVVRAGESREVKVTLDETSFR
- a CDS encoding nucleotidyltransferase domain-containing protein, coding for MDPSHVDHDRAMQDLRTYLGDFLAGHRPDGVFHVQTGGPGSVPALADLDSPELHLDLLPDPPTQEQRAALSRLGYQPRSERTWTHPGGWRLVISDHGSGWRAEQAALQGVLRHDPHAARTYRAAFTAAGRDHADHTLRPAALAHHARTVGLTPARQVARLLAPLDAPWMIAAGVALDLHLGYVARPHDDLDVILPREAQTRLPDLLRGWRLDASIHGTYRPYAAPLDPPHFQIHARHPDLSGVLMLDLMLSDLSGGTWHYRRDPRLTLPLSRARCVSPEGLPYLAPEAVLLFKAGAAGRPPRGKDEQDYQRVQPTLTADARAWLRGALTLTRPDHPWLHSLE
- a CDS encoding ExeM/NucH family extracellular endonuclease yields the protein MKKNILTGSLGLLGLTALLAACTPTPTPPTYACPAGSTITNIGAVQGAADASPLAGQTVTVRGVVTLDAQAGLSGFYLQDVTPDEKADTSDAVFIYTATKPATVKVGEVVEVTGTVKEFNGLTQLDTVTTVTSCGETTLPAPMTVTLPLASATSLEASEGMLIKISQTLTVTDTFTLGRFGELGLSSGGRLFNPTNGQGGDATSNKLRTIRLDDVSSKQNPTTIPYLTGTDPQTATRRAGDTVTGLQGVLHYANSAFKVQPTKAPVFVAANPRAAAPKDVGGTVKVAGANVLNYFTTLGSAGRGASNATEFTRQKDKIVAELRALNADVITLMEVENNGETALDDLVASLNAAAGSAEYASVKTGKVGTDAIRVAIIYRPARVEPIGAAQIDTNAVYSRPPVAQVFRDRAGKGVFTVMANHFKSKGSCPTTGDTDQGQGCWNTLRVEQARAVLAFSDKLKVTDPDVLVMGDLNAYGAEDPIKTIEAAGFESLNKRIPAEDRYSYQFNGEFGYLDHALASSSLGAQVSGITEWHVNADEPVVLDYNIEFKKHPECTSTTCETPDLYAPTPYRSSDHDPVLVGLNLKADADPALPLTVNASGNDTVTAGQPYALTYTAGGNPDSVTVTWGDGKTDTVTAPTGTATHTYATAGSFTVTVTAKRGATTTTATKAVTAQPVVTAGGVYFSEYVEGSSNNKAIEIYNGTGSAIPAGSLVVNLYSNGSATPSTTNAFTLAEALPAGATYVIVNSGANAALKAKANAESGVTNFNGDDALELVLNGTRADVFGQIGTDPGTGWGSGLTFSVDKTLRRKAAVNAGDTNGTDAFDPAAEWDGFATDTFDGLGQR